GAAACCGTAGCACAGATTATCAAGGATGGCGGCGAAGCCATTTTCGTCAAAACCGATGTTTCCAAATATGAAGAGGTAGAAGCACTGGTTGAGAAAACCGTCGCAACTTATGGAAGAATTGACGTTATGTTCAACAATGCCGGAATCGGCCGCGTCACTCCTGTACTAGACCAAAATCTTAAGGATTATCATAGTGTCATTAATGTCAATCAGCATGGTGTTGCCCATGGTATTATCGCAGCTGGTAAAAAAATGCGTGAGCTCGGCATCAAAGGGGTCATCATCAATACAGCTTCTGTATTTGGATTCTTAGCTTCCCCAGGCACATTCGCTTACCATGCTTCCAAAGGTGCGGTCATTATGATGACCAAATCCGCAGCACTTGAAATGTCTGTTCATGGCATCCGCGTACTCGCCGTTGCTCCAGGGGCTGTAGATACACCGATCATCCAAGGATATAAAGACCAAGGAATGGTCGACGAAATGAAGAGCAAAGTAATGGGTAACAAATTAACGCTACCTGAACAAGTTGCAGATACTGTATATTTGCTCTCCTTACCAAAAGCAAGCGCAATTAACGGTAGTGTTGTAATGGCGGATGAAGGTTATGCTTCGTTTAAATAACAATTATGGATGAAAAAATCCAAGGCTTCCCGAGCGGGATGACCTTGGATTTTTTTATGCTACTCCCATGTTCTCTGTTCATTGATTTCCAGCTTACGTTTAAAAGCCTGATCCAGATCAATATCCAGCTTATTGGCCAGATCAAAGATATTCCACACCACGTCGTACATCTCATATCCCAAGTTTTCTTTTTTCTCCGCATCTGGGTCGAAGGATACGGATAATACTTCTTTGGACAACTCCCCCACTTCAGTCATTAAGTACAATGCTACTAGTGTCAAAACCTTTGATTTCACTGAACTTCTTTACATACTGTTGAAACTCAGATGCATTCATTTCGTTACGCCTCGCTTTTCGGGTATCTTGAATTGATTTTTATTATACAATAAGAGGCAATTTGAGCAGTACTAATTTATGTTCTTTGCTATTTCAGTCGTCTATTTGAATACCAAAATAATACGCTGCAGTATTCCTTTGTTCCCATACAGCAGATAATTTATATACATAGTACCCTGGCTTACTTGGAAGGTTGTAACTGTATTGATCCGGTTTATCTATCGATTCCTGGTCCCCTTCCAAATTGACAACAGATAAATAAAACTCATCAGGCTTAATCGGAAACTAAACCTTGCGGGATCAGCATTCTGTCTCTGCACCGCTATAAGTGCTTCTAGAATAAAAAACAGGGAGTCACCGTTATCGGTGGCTCCCTCAGAGTGTCGAGAAACCCAGGTCATTTTACGACCGCGGGTTTCTTTTTAGGTTCTGGCATAAGTAGAATCGGAAAAGGGAGGGGGTTACCCCCTCTGTTCCAGGCGATCCAGGTGGATCGCCATCTTCTTCATGTTCTGCACGGCTGCCGTCATCAGTGCCTGTTCTCTGACATTCGGAAGTCCGCGCAACCGGCAATAGCGAAACCCATGGAGCTCTTTAGCATCCGCGAAGCTTCGCTCAATCGTCTCTTTTCGTTTGCGGTACAGTTGCTTGCCCGACTTACTGAGTCGGTTATTCCGCACCCATTCCTTGCTGTCCTCCCAGACGTGCCGGGTCACCACCTTTCGGTGATTTCGGGACTGAGTGCATTGGTCCAGCAATGGGCAACTCTTACAATGGTCCGGATCAGAAGCATACTGCCGGTAACCCTTTCGGTCTGTGGTCCGGTAATTCAGTTCATGACTGGCTGGACAAACATACAAATTTCGCTCGGCATCAAAGGTGAACTTCCATTTCGGAAACAATCCTTGCTTGGGATGAAATCTCCGGTGTGCAATCACCGCAAAAATCTTTCGGCTTTGTAATCCTCGACAAATCGGTGTGGTTAAGTAACCTGAATCGAGCGCAACGGCTTCAATCTTAAATCCAAAACGTTCTTGCTGACGGTCTAAACGCGACAAATATGGCACGGAATCATGAACATTGCCGGGCGTTACATGTACATCGGTAATGAGATTGTATTTGGTATCTACGGTACGGTGATCTAGATAAAAGAAGCCCTCCGGTTTGCCATCCCGGATCATATATCCACTATCTGGGTCGGTCTTGCTCACTTTAATCTCTTTCTCCTCGTTCACTTCCTCTCTTGGTTTCAGGGCTTTTTTCCATGCTCTTTCCGGTCTTCGGCCACAGCAGCGTTGAGTTCATTCACGTAATCTTTGGTGTTCTGCAGTACTTGTTGTTTGGTGTACTGGTGTTTATTCGCATTTGCTTTTACATGGGTTGAGTCGGTCACGAGAACCCGTCCACCGACCATCCGGTGCGAAATAGCCTGAAGAACAATCTCATCGAAAATGTCCTGAAAAATGTTCGTATCTTTAAATCGGGTTCGCCGGTTCCAACTAATAGTCGTATGGTCTGGAACCTTGTCGGTTAATCCCAGTCCTAAAAACCAGCGGTACGCCAAATTGGTTTGGATCTCTCGCTCCAATTGACGTTCGGAACGAATGCCGTAAAAGTATCCAAGAAAAATCATCTTAAATAAGATAACTGGATCAACAGCAGGACGTCCGTTATCTGCGCAGTACAACGGCCTAACTTTTTCATCGATAAAGGAAAAATCAATATACTTATCTACTTTTCGTAGCAAATGATCTTGAGGAACTAAATCTTCGATAGAGACAAACTCGTACGCTTGTTGTTTTTCTCGGTTGGAACGCAACATACAAATCACCATCCGTTCTATAAATAGTTACCTATATTATACAACATTAACGCGGTGTCGTGTGAAATTATTAAGACATAAAGAAGGCTGTCGAGACTTTCTCGACAGCCTGAGGGAGTCACCGTTATCGGTGGCTCCCTGAATGCATACAGGCCGACAATCCGAAAGTTCTTCAGATCCCGAATTATCGGCTCTAGCATGTAGAACTCCTCTCCTACTTCGTTAATAGTCGCCTCTACTTCGTATCTTCTGCAGGAATATCCGGAAATAATGGACGGCCTTCCGGATAGGTTAATTGATTCAGTTGATCGCCAATCCATGCTTCGCCATCTTCGCCCATTTCTTTTTTCCAAATAGGTACGATTTCTTTAATCCGGTCAATCACATATTCATTCGCTTCGTAAGCGGCCTTACGGTGCGGCGAGGATACAGCGATCACAACGGCGATATCAGTGATTTCAAGTTTTCCTATCCTATGGGTAACAGCAACCATAGTATTCGGCCAACGCTCGTTCACTTCCTGCCCGATTCGTTCCAATTGCGCTACGGCCATGAGCGGATAAGCTTCATATTCAAGATATAATGTCCGCTTACCTTGCGTGAACTCCCGTACAGTGCCTAGGAATAAGGTAATCGCTCCGGCTTCTCTTCGCAGGACTTTATCAGATACCTCTGCTGGTGTGATCGGTCCGTCAGTAATTTCAAATAATGAACTGCCCATGTGATCACTCCCTTTCGATAGATGCAGCAAATCCTTATATTGCTCAGGTGTATCTACATCTGCAGTGAAATCCTCATGTATACCAGCACTAGCGAGATCGTCCTTATCTACCCCTAACCAATGCATCGAATCTAATAATCCTGATAGCCGATACTGTCGTGTTTCCAGTCTTTCAATGATACTTGGCAAGATCAGGTGCGGCCGATATACCCCATGGAGCATCTGATGCTTTCCGTTAATGATGGGAAGAACAGCATCATAGTCGCCTTCCTTGAACCGGGTGAGCATCCACGAAGCTGCAGGTGCAGAAATATTAGGGCTATCGCATCCGACAACCCAAGCATAATCCGTTTCCACCATGGCAAAAGCGGCATGAAACCCGCTTAAGGGTCCATGCCCTGCATAGATGTCCGGTATATAACTGAGACCGGATGGAAGACAATCCTCATACGGGGATGCATCGTTCGTAACAACAATGATCTTGGAGCAAAGGGTACGCATTCCCTTCACCTGTCTAACAATAAAATGCTCCCCGTGATAGGTCAGGAGCGCTTTATTCTGACCCTTCATCCGGGAATTCCGTCCACCTGCCAGTATTATTCCAGTCAGCACAATGTGCACCTCCTGTAAGGGAACCTCCTTCTCCCATGTCAAGGATTCCCAGATTAGATTGAAGCAGCGACAAAGCCAGGTTGAGGACCTCCTGATCAATAAGAGCTTGATCCCTTAAAGGTAGTACAGGGGGAGTATTCTTGCTTACCGGAGACGTTACACTATTCATATTCGCGTCCTCTTCCCAGCCTAACCACAGATAAATATTCGTTGCTTGACTTCGTAGGGTTATCATTTCATCTACATTGCGGATCAAAGCAATTTTGGGGTAATCTGCAGATTTGAACCCTTCAGCGATCAGCAGATCAACCTTACCATACATAGACTGTACGATTTCTTCTAATGAAGTCTCGGACTTCCGCATTATTCTTGTAGCCTCAGACGATGTAAGTACAGTTTCAATCGCACCGTGCAGCAGATGCCTGCTACTGTCTGTGCCCGGATCATCTAATTGAAAATGGTGAGCATCATGTTTAGCAGACCCGACACGTATACCTTGAGTGGATAGAGCGCGAATTAAACGGCAGGCAAGTGTTGTTTTCCCGCTATTCTTGTACCCGACGATTTGTAGTACAGGAACCGGACCCTGTACTGCTGCATGATGAGATTCCATAGTCACGATGTTTACTCCTCTTCTTAAAAAGAACTATTAGATTATAGCACTGTTAAGCATACTCAGATTACCGGCCGGCAGGCGCATACCTTGTGCTTCAAATCACCTAGGTCCCTCCATAAAAAAAGTATAGTTAAGGTGCCTGGCATCTTCACATGCCATGATATCTAAGGGTAGGAGGTCATGTTTACTATGAAGAAGTATATCCCTAACCAGCACGGCGCCTGGGCGATGCTCGTCCTTCCCTTTCTGTTCGGGGTAGCCGCATCCCGGGGGCAACCTATACATATTCCGCTGTTTGTTTGCTGGCTTCTGATCTATTTGTTCAGCTTTCCTTTGCTGCAGGGGGTGAAGACAGGGAAATTTGAGCGCTATGAAAAGCCCTTGAAGGTATATGGAATTCTGCTGCTGCCTATAATCGTCTATTTAGTGATAACCGAACCTGCACTGTTATGGTTTGTTCTGCCGCTCGTGCCTTTGTTCGCTGTAAATCTCTATTATGCAAAAGCTAAAAATGAACGTGCCCTGCTCAATGACATCTCGGCCATTTTGGCATTTTGCCTGATCATTTATCCGGTCTACTATGTCGGTCAGGGAGAAAGCTGGCGGACAGCGACCGAGCTGTTCCTGCTGGCTGTCCTGTACTTTGTCGGAACCGCTTTGTATGTCAAAACCGTCATTCGTGAACGAAATAATATTAGCTTCTATTACGGATCTGTACTGTATCACCTGCTGGTTGCAGCAGCCGGGCTGTTCCTGTTTCCATCTCTGCTTGTTCCGCTGCTCATCCTGCTTGTGCGGGCAGCCGTCCTACCAAGGACGGGCTTCACAGCAAAACGTACTGGAATCATCGAAATCGGCTTCTCCGTCATGTTATATGTGTCTGTGCTCGTGTTGTACTTCTAGTATACAGTTGTAAAAAACCAGGAAGCTCTTCTGCCGGTAATCCGGGTAGAGGAGCTTCCTTGTTGCTGTGTTAGTCTATTCTACGATCATATCCTGATTGCTCGATCCCGGCGGCACAAATGGTACACATTACTCTCCTCGGTAGTATCGAATTCCATGACCACAAGGCCCTCCGTCTGCAGTGCAAGTTCAATAATTTGCTCTGCTTGCGGGGAGCTGACAGAAGGTGAAATCCGCCGCCATGTAGGCTCGGGCAATTTTGAGTCAGCCAAAAATGATCTGCAATCCGGCTCGATCAACAGCTGAAATTGCATTCTGCCCTTTAACCTCCAATATAGGACATGCCGATCTTTGTTCTGTTCTTCACGGTCTGTTCTGTCCGCTCATCGGAGTAACGGTCTGTCCGCTGCTCCCATATGTCCCTAATGGCTTGCAGCAGGCTTTGGTCACTCGCCCCGCTGCGGAGCATTGCCCTGAGATCAAATCCGTCTGATGCGAACAGACAAGTGTACAATTTGCCGTCGGAAGACAGCCGGGCACGTGTACAGGAGGAGCAGAACGATTCAGATACGGAAGTAATAAAACCGATCTCTGTGCAGCTACCCTTGTACCGGTACCTTTTGGCTACCTCGCCAAAATAATTGTGGTCCTGTGCTTCCAGTTCAAATGAGCCTTGGAGGCGCTCCAGTATTTCCCGTTTGGTTACGACCTTCTCATAGCTCCAGCCGTTATCGTTGCCGGCATCCATAAACTCGATGAACCGCATCGTTATATTCTTATCCTTGAAATAGGCTGCCATCGGCACAATCTCCGATTCATTCACACCTCTTTGTACCACCATGTTTACTTTGACCTCAAATCCGGCTTCTACGGCATGATCAATATGTTGCATAATTAATCCAGACTTAAAGCCCCGTCCGTTCATTCTTC
The window above is part of the Paenibacillus sp. FSL K6-0276 genome. Proteins encoded here:
- a CDS encoding SDR family oxidoreductase, which encodes MTEKRVAVITGGASGIGKQTAFKFASKGDQVVVADFNQQLGEETVAQIIKDGGEAIFVKTDVSKYEEVEALVEKTVATYGRIDVMFNNAGIGRVTPVLDQNLKDYHSVINVNQHGVAHGIIAAGKKMRELGIKGVIINTASVFGFLASPGTFAYHASKGAVIMMTKSAALEMSVHGIRVLAVAPGAVDTPIIQGYKDQGMVDEMKSKVMGNKLTLPEQVADTVYLLSLPKASAINGSVVMADEGYASFK
- a CDS encoding IS1182 family transposase (programmed frameshift), producing the protein MLRSNREKQQAYEFVSIEDLVPQDHLLRKVDKYIDFSFIDEKVRPLYCADNGRPAVDPVILFKMIFLGYFYGIRSERQLEREIQTNLAYRWFLGLGLTDKVPDHTTISWNRRTRFKDTNIFQDIFDEIVLQAISHRMVGGRVLVTDSTHVKANANKHQYTKQQVLQNTKDYVNELNAAVAEDRKEHGKKPLKPREEVNEEKEIKVSKTDPDSGYMIRDGKPEGFFYLDHRTVDTKYNLITDVHVTPGNVHDSVPYLSRLDRQQERFGFKIEAVALDSGYLTTPICRGLQSRKIFAVIAHRRFHPKQGLFPKWKFTFDAERNLYVCPASHELNYRTTDRKGYRQYASDPDHCKSCPLLDQCTQSRNHRKVVTRHVWEDSKEWVRNNRLSKSGKQLYRKRKETIERSFADAKELHGFRYCRLRGLPNVREQALMTAAVQNMKKMAIHLDRLEQRG
- a CDS encoding molybdenum cofactor biosynthesis protein MoaE; the protein is MGSSLFEITDGPITPAEVSDKVLRREAGAITLFLGTVREFTQGKRTLYLEYEAYPLMAVAQLERIGQEVNERWPNTMVAVTHRIGKLEITDIAVVIAVSSPHRKAAYEANEYVIDRIKEIVPIWKKEMGEDGEAWIGDQLNQLTYPEGRPLFPDIPAEDTK
- the mobB gene encoding molybdopterin-guanine dinucleotide biosynthesis protein B, producing MESHHAAVQGPVPVLQIVGYKNSGKTTLACRLIRALSTQGIRVGSAKHDAHHFQLDDPGTDSSRHLLHGAIETVLTSSEATRIMRKSETSLEEIVQSMYGKVDLLIAEGFKSADYPKIALIRNVDEMITLRSQATNIYLWLGWEEDANMNSVTSPVSKNTPPVLPLRDQALIDQEVLNLALSLLQSNLGILDMGEGGSLTGGAHCADWNNTGRWTEFPDEGSE
- a CDS encoding YwiC-like family protein encodes the protein MKKYIPNQHGAWAMLVLPFLFGVAASRGQPIHIPLFVCWLLIYLFSFPLLQGVKTGKFERYEKPLKVYGILLLPIIVYLVITEPALLWFVLPLVPLFAVNLYYAKAKNERALLNDISAILAFCLIIYPVYYVGQGESWRTATELFLLAVLYFVGTALYVKTVIRERNNISFYYGSVLYHLLVAAAGLFLFPSLLVPLLILLVRAAVLPRTGFTAKRTGIIEIGFSVMLYVSVLVLYF
- the moaA gene encoding GTP 3',8-cyclase MoaA, coding for MNAHPLQDQLRRPIHDLRISVTDRCNFRCSYCMPKEVFGDDYAFLPASELLTFEEICRLTKLFVSLGVSKIRLTGGEPLMRRNLPELVAGILAIGGVKDMGLTTNGVLLGGQAAPLYAAGLRRLNVSLDALDPERFGRMNGRGFKSGLIMQHIDHAVEAGFEVKVNMVVQRGVNESEIVPMAAYFKDKNITMRFIEFMDAGNDNGWSYEKVVTKREILERLQGSFELEAQDHNYFGEVAKRYRYKGSCTEIGFITSVSESFCSSCTRARLSSDGKLYTCLFASDGFDLRAMLRSGASDQSLLQAIRDIWEQRTDRYSDERTEQTVKNRTKIGMSYIGG